A region from the Campylobacter subantarcticus LMG 24377 genome encodes:
- a CDS encoding amino acid ABC transporter permease has protein sequence MKHNTMKIFVFFTIIIFWAYFSFPVEILQVKNPNGLATGEYAYTIEAKAYVYSYFTTLGLTVGGILIGIVLGFFIAFLRCLEIQSLNFIIDEYIDIIRGTPILLQLLIFSVVIFATWSDNFYVAIIALGLNSSAYVAEIVRSGIQSVDKGQMEAARAMGLNYSASMRLIIFPQAIKNILPSLMNEFISLFKETSIVGYISVMDITMQSKSLQAIYYNPKPIIFTGLVYYVSVKILTLIARIIEERLNKHD, from the coding sequence TTGAAACACAATACAATGAAAATCTTTGTATTTTTTACTATTATTATTTTTTGGGCCTACTTTTCTTTTCCGGTTGAAATTTTACAAGTAAAAAACCCAAATGGCTTAGCTACAGGAGAATATGCTTATACTATAGAAGCTAAAGCTTATGTTTATAGTTATTTCACAACACTTGGTTTAACAGTGGGTGGAATTTTAATAGGAATAGTACTTGGTTTTTTTATCGCTTTTTTAAGATGTTTAGAAATTCAAAGCTTAAATTTTATCATAGATGAATACATCGACATTATACGTGGAACACCAATTCTTTTACAACTTTTAATTTTTTCTGTAGTTATTTTTGCAACTTGGAGTGATAATTTTTATGTGGCTATTATCGCACTTGGTCTTAACAGTTCTGCTTATGTAGCTGAAATCGTAAGAAGTGGAATTCAAAGTGTGGATAAAGGGCAAATGGAAGCAGCAAGAGCAATGGGGCTTAATTATTCTGCATCTATGAGACTAATCATCTTCCCACAGGCAATTAAAAACATTTTACCTTCTTTAATGAATGAATTTATTTCTTTATTTAAAGAAACTTCAATAGTAGGTTATATTAGTGTTATGGATATTACCATGCAAAGTAAAAGCTTGCAAGCAATCTATTATAACCCTAAACCTATTATTTTTACAGGACTTGTATATTATGTAAGTGTTAAAATTTTAACACTCATTGCAAGAATTATAGAAGAAAGATTAAACAAACATGATTAA